The DNA window TTCACCGTGCCTTTGCCGCGAAGGCTGTTCGTGCGGCTGTTTGGTCGCAATCCGCTGATACGCACCACGGACCGGGTGGAGGCGCTGATTTTGGTGTTGGCCGTTGCGGTGTCGCTGATCGCCGTACCTATCGGTGCAGCCGTGGGCACCGCGGTCCATGATTCTCGTAGCCGCCACTACGCCGAGCAGGTCCAGACTCGCCGCCCGGTGACCGCCACTGTCATCGGGGAGAGCCACACTCGCCGCAACCTTGAGAGCCCGACAGTGACGGTTCCTGCCCGATGGTTTGCCGCCGGGGCCGAACGCACCGGCGACGTCACCGCGCCGCTGACGGCCAAAATTGGCGACGATGTTGAGATTTGGGTAGATGACGAGGGCCTTCCCGTTGCCCGACCGCTGAATACCGCCCGCGACGAAGCGCTGACCTTCGCGGTAGCGACCTGGTGGGCCGTGAGCCTCTTGGCAGCGGCCCTATTTGCACGCGCACGGATCACCCTTGACCGAATCCGCTACGACCGATGGCAACGGAGCTTCGACCGCCTCGTCGAGCGACGATAAGCATCGCGTCCACCTTGTAATTCGCAGCACAGTCTCCGCGTGAGCGTCTGCGGGGATCGAGTTTCCGCATGTATGAGGCGCTCTCGCCACTTGGGCTGTAGCCGTTTCGGGGCGGCCTCGGCAGAGGCGTTGTCGGGGCGTGACAATGCTTCGCACCGCAGTTGTCGGTTTCCGGCAAACACCTTCGGGCCCGCATACGCCACCATGGAGTCAACCGCCTCACGAAAACCTTTATACCGCACCGGAATTTCGCCCACCATGGGCCTCCGAGTCGTCAGCGGCGGCTGCCTCCGTTGGCCCGCCCCTGACGACGCCTCTCGACAAACGAAAGGACATCGCTCAAAGTGACGAGCACCAAATCCATCTGGATGACACGACAGCAGTACACCCGATTGCGGAACAAACTCAACGCGTTGCGGTCGGGGCTGATCGTCGAAGTCCCCGACGACATGATGGACTTCGACGCTAATCGCTCAGCGCGACAGCGTCGTATTCGCGAGATACAGAACCTGTTGGCGAAGGCGGTCGTTGGCGAGGCGGGCGAGGATCCCGCCGGTGACTCAATCGCCGAACCGGGCATGGTTTTGACCATTCGCTACGACGTCACGGGCGAAACCGAAACTTTTCTGCTCGGCAGACGCGGCAGCGAAGGCGCCAAGATCAAGGTCTACTCGATGGCGTCGCCGCTGGGTCGCGCAATAGCCGGCGCGCGTCCCGGCGACCAACGCATTTACTCAATTCCGGGTGAGACAGGTCGACTGGTGACGCTGGTGGAGGCCGTGCCGTATGAAATGCACCTACGACAGGGGCTGGTCACAGGCAGTCCACCGCGACGCAACGTCAATAGCGGCCCGAGCACGCAACTGACGCAGCATATCTCGGAAACCAACCGCGCCAACCACGTTCGCGTCGCGCGGGCCGAAACCTTAAGTACCACATACGGAGAGCAACGAATATGACCAGCACACCACCCGTGTGGATTTCGCCGCACGGCTATGAGCGGCTACAAAGGGAACTGGCCAGGTTACGTATGTTGCACAGCAGCGCAAACGTTGACGGTCAGCCGGACGACAACGCGATCGCTGTCCAATTCGCGTGGCAGGCCAGGATCCAACGAATTCATGATTTGTTGGTCAATGCCGTCGTCGGCGAGGACCCACCCGACGACGGGATCGCCGAGCCCGGCATGGTCTTGACCGTCCGTTACGACGATACCGGTGACACCGAAACCTTCCTCCTCGGTGTTCGCGGCGCGGAATACAGCGACATCGAGGTCTACTCCAACGAGTCCCCGCTAGGCGCCGCGATCGCGGGCGCACGCCCCGGCGAACGACGCACCTATACCCTGCCCAGTGGTGCGACCCTGGACGTCACACTGCTTGAAGCGGTGCCGTACGGGGTTCACAAGGCCGGTTTGAAGTCATGGCCGATTATATGACCCCGATTCATCGCATCGCGCCTGAATATGTTGAATTACAACCACATACACCGGCAACTGGGCATGCACCGGGTGCCCAATCGTCCATCGCTGACGTCCCGCGCGCCCAGAGGTGATCACATGGTCTTCGAAGTAATCGACCCGGTGGCGATCATGTTCCTCTTGCTAGCGGGTTTAGGCCTGATCATGGCCGTCGCGTACGGACGCATGTGAGTCGGTCGAACTCGATGGCACATCTCGCTTGTCGGCTTCGCCCCGCTCGGCGGCGCGGCCACCCGGCGAGTCGGCGCCTTAAGCTGCGCCCGCTGCGTTGTCGCCTTCGCCGTCGTGCTCGCGCAGCAGATCCTCGGGGTGGTGGAAGGTGTTGGTGCGGGGTTGGCCGCGGTCTTGGTGTGGCGGTGGGATCCATTCGGTGTCGCCGTTGGCGCGTTTTCGGGTGGTCCAGCCCTTGTCGAGGAGCCGGTGGTGGGGTCCGCAGGCCAGGGTGAGTTGGTCGATGTCGGTGCGGTACGTCGTGGCCCACTCTTGGACGTGGTGGACCTCGCAGTAGTAGCCGGCGACGTCGCAGCCCGGTGCGGTGCATCCGCGGTCCTTGGCGTACAGGACAATTCGTTGCCCGGGTGAGGCCAGGCGTTTGGTGTGGTAGAGCGCCAGCGGCTTGCCCTTGTCGAAGATCGCCAGATAGTGATGCGCGTGGCGGGCCAGCCGGATGACGTCGGACATCGGTAGCAGGGTGCCCCCGCCGGTCAACCCGGTGCCGGTGGTGCGTTCGAGGTCGGCGAGCGTGGTGGTCACGACGATCGACGCCGGTAG is part of the Mycobacterium mantenii genome and encodes:
- a CDS encoding Rv1733c family protein — protein: MSTSDPDHQSIADHRPDDDAAMETFTVPLPRRLFVRLFGRNPLIRTTDRVEALILVLAVAVSLIAVPIGAAVGTAVHDSRSRHYAEQVQTRRPVTATVIGESHTRRNLESPTVTVPARWFAAGAERTGDVTAPLTAKIGDDVEIWVDDEGLPVARPLNTARDEALTFAVATWWAVSLLAAALFARARITLDRIRYDRWQRSFDRLVERR
- a CDS encoding GreA/GreB family elongation factor; this translates as MTSTKSIWMTRQQYTRLRNKLNALRSGLIVEVPDDMMDFDANRSARQRRIREIQNLLAKAVVGEAGEDPAGDSIAEPGMVLTIRYDVTGETETFLLGRRGSEGAKIKVYSMASPLGRAIAGARPGDQRIYSIPGETGRLVTLVEAVPYEMHLRQGLVTGSPPRRNVNSGPSTQLTQHISETNRANHVRVARAETLSTTYGEQRI
- a CDS encoding GreA/GreB family elongation factor, with amino-acid sequence MTSTPPVWISPHGYERLQRELARLRMLHSSANVDGQPDDNAIAVQFAWQARIQRIHDLLVNAVVGEDPPDDGIAEPGMVLTVRYDDTGDTETFLLGVRGAEYSDIEVYSNESPLGAAIAGARPGERRTYTLPSGATLDVTLLEAVPYGVHKAGLKSWPII